A genomic window from Misgurnus anguillicaudatus unplaced genomic scaffold, ASM2758022v2 HiC_scaffold_29, whole genome shotgun sequence includes:
- the LOC129436664 gene encoding cytochrome P450 2K1 produces MALFQDYTAVLICVLILLLVLYHLFSGSKSRNEPPGPKPLPLLGNLLMLDVNRPYLSLCEMAKQYGPVFTVYFGPKKVIVLAGYKTVKQALVHYADEFGDREIMPLFRDFTKGHGIIAANGESWKEMRRFALTNLRDFGMGKKKIEEKIIEETCHLKEEFKKFEGNPFETNQLMNYAASSVISAIIYGHRFDYTDPQLRCMVDRANESVRLTGTASVQLCNMLPWLGPWIKNWRTLMKNLELDIKEISDLVESSRQTLNPQNLRGFVDSFLLHQQTLEGSKEKSSFFHEQNLIFTVDNLFIAGTDTTSTTLCWALLLMAKYPHIQDQVQEEIDKVIGERQPVTEDRKNLPYTDAVIHETQRLANIVPMSLPHMTSCDVNFNGYFIKKGTCVFPLLTSVLWDEEEWETPHTFNPEHFLDEHRRFRKKEAFLPFSAGRRACLGESLARMELFLFFTSLLQYFRFTPPPGVSEDELNLTPAVGFILNPSPHKLCAHKRF; encoded by the exons ATGGCACTCTTTCAGGATTACACAGCGGTGTTAATCTGTGTTTTAATTCTGCTTTTGGTTCTTTATCATCTCTTCTCTGGGTCTAAATCGAGAAATGAACCTCCTGGGCCCAAACCATTGCCACTACTAGGAAATCTGCTAATGTTGGATGTCAACAGACCATATTTGAGTCTCTGTGAG ATGGCAAAGCAATATGGCCCGGTGTTCACCGTGTACTTTGGTCCAAAGAAAGTGATTGTGTTGGCCGGCTACAAAACAGTGAAACAGGCGCTTGTTCATTACGCAGATGAATTTGGAGACAGAGAAATTATGCCATTGTTTCGTGATTTTACTAAAGGACATG GAATTATAGCTGCTAATGGAGAGAGCTGGAAAGAGATGAGACGCTTCGCTCTTACCAACCTGCGAGACTTTGGGATGGGCAAGAAGAAGATTGAGGAGAAGATCATAGAGGAAACATGCCACTTAAAAGAGGAATTTAAGAAGTTTGAAG GAAATCCATTTGAAACCAACCAGCTGATGAACTACGCAGCCTCAAGTGTCATCTCTGCTATCATTTATGGGCACAGATTTGATTATACAGACCCTCAGTTGAGGTGTATGGTGGATCGAGCCAATGAGAGCGTTCGATTGACTGGGACAGCATCTGTACAG CTCTGTAACATGCTACCATGGCTTGGTCCTTGGATAAAGAACTGGAGAACACTGATGAAAAACCTTGAGCTTGATATCAAAGAAATATCCGACCTGGTGGAGAGTTCACGTCAAACCCTAAACCCTCAAAACCTCAGAGGATTTGTGGATTCATTCCTGCTCCACCAGCAGACTCTAGAG GGATCTAAAGAGAAGTCGTCATTTTTCCATGAGCAGAACCTCATTTTTACAGTTGATAATCTGTTTATTGCTGGTACTGACACCACCAGTACAACACTGTGCTGGGCTTTACTGCTGATGGCCAAATATCCTCATATACAGG ATCAGGTTCAGGAGGAAATTGATAAAGTGATTGGTGAACGTCAGCCGGTTACAGAAGACAGGAAAAACTTACCTTATACAGACGCTGTGATCCATGAAACACAGAGACTGGCAAACATAGTACCCATGAGTCTGCCCCATATGACCAGCTGTGATGTCAACTTCAATGGATATTTTATCAAGAAG GGTACGTGTGTATTTCCTCTTCTAACGTCTGTATTATGGGATGAGGAGGAATGGGAAACCCCTCACACCTTTAACCCTGAACACTTTCTGGATGAGCACCGCAGGTTCAGGAAGAAAGAAGCTTTTCTGCCGTTCTCTGCAG gtCGCAGGGCTTGTTTAGGAGAGAGTTTGGCGAGGATGGAGCTCTTTCTCTTCTTCACTTCTCTCCTTCAGTATTTTCGCTTCACTCCTCCACCTGGAGTCTCTGAAGATGAACTGAATCTCACTCCAGCTGTGGGCTTCATACTGAATCCATCACCACACAAACTGTGCGCACACAAACGGTTTTGA